A genomic window from Flavobacterium johnsoniae includes:
- a CDS encoding GNAT family N-acetyltransferase, whose amino-acid sequence MLEFNFSPFPVMETERLRLDLLQNSDVNEIFQLRSNPETMKYIPRPLAKNNEDALAHIKMILDNIENNIGINWAIRIKDEPKLLGIIGFYRMQPENYRAEIGYMILPEFHGKGYVPEAVKRLTKYGFEDLKLHSIEAVIAPENYASEKVLQKCGFTKEAHFKESEFYNGKFLDKVIYSLLEK is encoded by the coding sequence ATGTTAGAATTTAATTTTTCTCCTTTTCCTGTTATGGAAACGGAACGTTTACGATTAGATCTTCTTCAAAATTCAGATGTAAATGAAATTTTTCAATTGCGTTCTAATCCTGAAACGATGAAATATATTCCGCGACCATTGGCAAAAAACAATGAAGATGCTTTGGCGCATATCAAAATGATTTTAGACAATATTGAAAACAATATCGGTATTAATTGGGCAATTAGAATAAAAGACGAACCAAAACTATTAGGAATTATTGGATTCTATAGAATGCAACCAGAAAATTATAGAGCTGAAATTGGCTATATGATTTTGCCAGAATTTCACGGAAAGGGATATGTGCCTGAAGCCGTAAAAAGACTTACAAAATATGGTTTTGAAGATTTAAAGCTACATTCTATTGAAGCTGTTATTGCTCCAGAAAACTATGCTTCTGAAAAAGTGCTTCAAAAATGCGGATTTACGAAAGAAGCGCATTTTAAAGAGTCTGAATTTTATAACGGAAAATTTTTAGATAAGGTAATCTATTCATTACTAGAAAAATAG
- a CDS encoding VF530 family protein, producing MENKSKDPLHGITLQKIVETLVDFYGFDTLGELIPIKCFISNPSIKSSLTFLRKTDWARKKVESLYIKTLSKLG from the coding sequence ATGGAAAATAAATCAAAAGATCCTTTACACGGAATTACACTTCAAAAAATTGTCGAAACTTTAGTCGATTTTTACGGTTTTGATACTTTGGGAGAATTAATTCCTATAAAGTGTTTTATTTCTAATCCAAGTATAAAATCGAGTCTTACTTTTTTAAGAAAAACAGATTGGGCTCGTAAAAAAGTTGAAAGTCTTTATATTAAAACACTTTCTAAACTAGGATGA
- a CDS encoding Gfo/Idh/MocA family protein, with amino-acid sequence MLKVGVLGAGHLGKIHLRLLQQSDKYELVGFYDENQENAERISKEFGYKNFSTIAKLIHAVDVIDIVTPTLSHYKCAKVAIKSGKHIFIEKPIANTVEEAEEIIALAKEYNVKGQVGHVERFNPAFIATKNMIENPMFIETHRLAEFNPRGTDVPVVLDLMIHDIDAILSVVNSKVKDIHASGVSVISDTPDIANARIEFENGCVANLTASRISLKNMRKSRFFQKDAYISVDFLEKKCEVVRMKDAPEVPGDFDMILQNAEGVKKQIYFTNPDVEQNNAILDELESFANAINTDTTPVVTLEQATDALRVAYQIIECFNK; translated from the coding sequence ATGTTAAAAGTAGGAGTTTTAGGTGCTGGTCATCTTGGTAAAATACATTTACGCTTATTACAACAATCTGACAAATACGAATTAGTTGGATTTTACGACGAAAATCAAGAAAATGCCGAAAGAATCTCAAAAGAGTTTGGCTATAAAAATTTCAGCACTATTGCAAAACTTATTCACGCTGTCGACGTGATTGATATTGTTACTCCTACCCTTTCGCATTATAAATGTGCAAAAGTTGCCATTAAATCAGGAAAACATATTTTTATTGAAAAACCAATTGCAAATACGGTTGAAGAAGCTGAAGAAATTATCGCTTTGGCAAAAGAATACAACGTAAAAGGGCAAGTTGGGCATGTTGAGCGCTTTAATCCTGCATTTATTGCCACAAAAAACATGATCGAAAATCCGATGTTTATAGAAACGCATCGTTTGGCTGAATTTAATCCACGCGGAACAGACGTTCCTGTAGTTTTGGATTTAATGATTCATGACATTGATGCTATTTTAAGTGTTGTTAATTCCAAAGTAAAAGATATTCACGCAAGCGGTGTATCTGTAATTAGTGATACTCCAGATATTGCCAATGCTAGAATTGAATTTGAAAATGGCTGTGTTGCTAATTTAACTGCAAGCAGAATTTCATTAAAAAATATGCGTAAATCCCGTTTCTTTCAAAAAGATGCTTACATTTCAGTAGACTTTTTAGAGAAAAAATGCGAAGTCGTTCGTATGAAAGATGCGCCAGAGGTTCCAGGAGATTTTGATATGATTCTACAAAATGCAGAAGGTGTAAAAAAACAAATCTATTTTACAAATCCTGATGTTGAACAAAATAACGCTATCTTAGACGAATTAGAATCTTTTGCTAACGCAATCAATACAGATACTACACCAGTTGTAACACTAGAGCAAGCAACAGATGCTTTGCGCGTAGCGTATCAAATTATTGAATGTTTCAATAAATAA
- the smpB gene encoding SsrA-binding protein SmpB, with translation MLKSVNILNKRARFDYEIIDTYTAGIVLAGTEIKSIRLGKANITESFCEFSGMELFAINTYIEEYSFGNQFNHKSRSERKLLLNKKELKTLHKSVQAKGLTIIPLKLFTNEKGLAKLQIGLCKGKKNYDKRESLKEQDTKRDLDRIKKAYN, from the coding sequence ATGTTAAAATCAGTCAATATATTAAATAAGAGAGCGCGATTTGATTATGAAATAATCGATACCTATACTGCTGGAATCGTTTTGGCAGGTACCGAAATCAAATCTATACGTTTAGGAAAAGCAAATATTACAGAGAGTTTCTGCGAGTTTAGCGGTATGGAACTTTTTGCTATCAATACTTACATCGAAGAATATTCTTTTGGAAATCAATTCAATCACAAATCAAGAAGTGAGCGAAAATTACTTTTAAACAAAAAAGAATTAAAAACACTTCACAAAAGTGTTCAGGCAAAAGGACTAACAATTATTCCGTTAAAACTATTTACCAACGAAAAAGGTTTGGCAAAACTGCAAATCGGACTTTGTAAAGGAAAGAAAAACTACGATAAACGCGAATCTTTAAAAGAACAAGATACGAAACGCGATTTAGACCGTATAAAAAAAGCTTATAATTAG
- a CDS encoding 3-hydroxyacyl-CoA dehydrogenase family protein: MKTIAVIGAGTMGNGIAHTFAQSGFTVKLIDVSEKSLDKGMATIATNLERMLAKGTITQEDVAKTITNIITYTDIKDGVVGADLVVEAATENVELKLNIFKQLNEYCSHNTILATNTSSISITQIGAVVAHPERVIGMHFMNPVPIMKLVEIIRGYNTSDEVTKIIMTLSEKLGKVPVEVNDYPGFVANRILMPMLNEAIETLYNKVAGVYEIDTVMKLGMGHPMGPLQLADFIGLDVCLAILNVMYEGFKNPKYAPCPLLVNMVRAGKLGVKSGEGFYDYSESKKAEKISKQFL, from the coding sequence ATGAAAACAATAGCTGTAATTGGAGCAGGAACAATGGGCAACGGCATTGCTCATACATTCGCACAAAGCGGATTTACTGTAAAATTAATTGACGTTTCTGAAAAATCATTAGATAAAGGAATGGCAACTATTGCGACCAATTTAGAACGTATGCTTGCAAAAGGAACAATTACGCAAGAAGATGTTGCTAAAACAATAACCAATATTATTACTTACACAGACATTAAAGATGGTGTTGTTGGCGCAGATTTAGTTGTAGAAGCGGCTACAGAAAATGTTGAATTAAAGCTAAACATCTTTAAACAATTAAATGAATATTGCTCTCACAATACTATTTTAGCTACTAATACGTCTTCAATTTCCATTACACAAATCGGAGCTGTTGTAGCACATCCTGAGCGCGTTATCGGAATGCACTTTATGAATCCTGTGCCGATTATGAAATTGGTTGAAATCATTCGTGGATATAATACAAGCGATGAAGTAACCAAAATCATCATGACTTTATCTGAAAAATTAGGCAAAGTTCCTGTTGAAGTAAACGATTATCCAGGTTTTGTGGCAAACAGAATTTTAATGCCAATGCTAAACGAAGCTATCGAAACTTTATACAACAAAGTTGCAGGAGTTTATGAAATCGACACGGTAATGAAATTAGGAATGGGACATCCAATGGGACCGCTTCAATTAGCTGATTTTATAGGTCTTGATGTTTGTCTTGCCATTTTAAATGTAATGTACGAAGGTTTCAAAAATCCAAAATATGCTCCTTGCCCATTATTAGTAAATATGGTGAGAGCTGGGAAATTGGGAGTGAAATCTGGAGAAGGTTTCTACGATTATAGCGAAAGCAAAAAAGCAGAAAAAATCTCGAAGCAGTTTTTATAA
- a CDS encoding aldose 1-epimerase family protein, producing MTTTISNSTLTASINHLGAELFSIKDNQNKEYIWEGNPDFWGKHSPVLFPIVGTLKNNTYKIDSKEYNLPRHGFARDMEFQLIEKTENKAVFSLQSSEETLTKYPFNFELLLIYTLNENSLELEYNVINNGAQKMPFSIGAHPAIALPDNFENYAFEFEKEENLKYYLLENDLISSKTKILEAKNKIVPLNYELFKNDALIFKTLESKSLTILENSKPYVKVDFKDFPSLGLWTKENAPFVCIEPWLGYSDTNENSGNLYEKEGILTLEQNKSFVAKFSITIL from the coding sequence TTGACTACAACAATCTCAAATTCAACATTAACGGCTTCTATAAATCATCTTGGAGCTGAATTGTTTTCTATAAAAGACAACCAAAACAAAGAATATATATGGGAAGGAAACCCTGATTTTTGGGGAAAGCATTCACCAGTTCTTTTTCCTATCGTAGGAACTTTAAAAAACAACACTTATAAAATCGATAGTAAAGAATATAATTTACCGCGTCACGGATTCGCGCGTGACATGGAATTTCAATTGATTGAAAAAACTGAAAACAAAGCTGTATTTTCTTTACAATCTTCTGAGGAAACGTTGACAAAATATCCTTTTAATTTTGAATTACTGCTTATTTATACTTTAAATGAAAATTCTTTAGAACTTGAATATAATGTTATCAATAATGGAGCCCAAAAAATGCCTTTTTCAATTGGAGCTCATCCTGCAATTGCATTACCTGACAACTTTGAGAATTATGCTTTTGAATTTGAAAAAGAGGAAAATCTAAAATATTATCTTCTTGAAAATGATTTAATTTCATCAAAAACTAAAATTTTAGAAGCAAAAAACAAAATTGTTCCCTTAAATTATGAGCTTTTCAAGAATGACGCTTTAATTTTTAAAACATTAGAATCTAAATCTTTGACTATTCTTGAAAATTCAAAACCTTATGTAAAAGTTGATTTTAAAGATTTCCCAAGTTTAGGTTTATGGACTAAAGAAAATGCTCCGTTTGTTTGTATTGAACCTTGGCTTGGTTATTCTGACACGAATGAAAATTCTGGAAATTTATATGAAAAAGAAGGAATTTTAACTTTAGAACAAAATAAAAGCTTTGTTGCGAAATTTAGCATTACAATACTTTAA
- a CDS encoding DUF3575 domain-containing protein, producing MKKISALIVLLFCMQLQSQTFVKFNGATALLLVPNVGIETSIGKKTTFSADVMASFWESFNGNHPMKFITITPEIRYHFKEKYNGFYAGAHIGADKYELQKWNYWDSNHYEDGFGYRIGATVGYNIKLNDKFLLDVFVGGGWHQGFYHGKYNDGTPGRYEKTVNWNKSGEWLPYRGGVMISYKL from the coding sequence ATGAAAAAAATATCAGCCCTTATTGTTCTTTTATTTTGTATGCAATTACAAAGCCAGACTTTTGTAAAATTTAATGGAGCGACAGCTCTATTATTAGTTCCAAATGTTGGAATAGAAACCAGCATTGGTAAAAAAACGACTTTTAGTGCCGATGTAATGGCTTCATTTTGGGAGTCATTCAATGGAAATCACCCAATGAAATTTATTACGATAACTCCAGAAATACGTTACCATTTTAAAGAAAAATATAATGGTTTTTATGCCGGAGCCCATATTGGAGCAGATAAATACGAACTACAAAAATGGAACTATTGGGACAGCAATCATTATGAAGATGGCTTTGGTTATAGAATTGGAGCAACTGTTGGTTACAACATCAAATTAAACGATAAATTTTTACTTGATGTTTTTGTTGGAGGCGGTTGGCATCAAGGATTTTATCATGGTAAATATAATGATGGAACTCCTGGACGATATGAAAAAACGGTTAACTGGAATAAAAGTGGCGAATGGCTTCCGTACCGTGGAGGAGTTATGATTTCTTATAAATTATAA
- a CDS encoding Fic family protein, which produces MKSLLKNAREQKGLKTRELAQLAGIDQALISKFESGTRKPTKDQIIKLSQLLEIDYETLMVAWLKEKILYEIGDDEFALKALKVAEDEIKYNKTVSNLKLSTSLEKILKEIDILKDKLDSYRQFDSFKIRQALELEYTFESNRIEGNTMTLRETDMVINEGLTISGKSMREHLEAINHQEAIGFIKDLMNKNNSLNERDLLSIHNLILRGIIPEDAGRYRKVQVMIQGSSHMPPQPLLVPQEMEEYFIWYEINKNKLHPVVLAAEMHERLVTIHPFIDGNGRTSRLIMNLILMQKGYLIANIKGDYENRMRYYQSLEVAQTKKDKEDFLLFIAQTQKESLERYIGILTQ; this is translated from the coding sequence ATGAAATCACTTCTAAAAAATGCTAGAGAACAAAAAGGTTTAAAAACCCGCGAATTGGCACAACTTGCAGGAATTGATCAGGCTTTGATAAGCAAATTTGAATCTGGAACGCGAAAACCAACAAAAGATCAAATCATTAAACTGTCTCAACTTTTAGAAATTGATTACGAAACTTTAATGGTCGCTTGGCTTAAGGAAAAAATTCTTTATGAAATTGGTGACGATGAATTTGCATTGAAAGCTTTAAAAGTTGCTGAAGATGAAATCAAATACAACAAAACAGTTTCTAATCTTAAACTTTCTACTTCTTTAGAGAAAATATTAAAAGAGATTGATATTTTAAAAGACAAATTAGACTCTTACAGGCAATTCGACAGTTTTAAAATTAGACAAGCTTTAGAACTTGAATATACATTTGAAAGCAATAGAATCGAAGGAAATACAATGACACTTCGTGAAACAGATATGGTTATTAATGAAGGCTTAACGATTTCTGGAAAAAGTATGCGAGAACATTTAGAAGCCATAAATCATCAAGAAGCAATTGGTTTTATCAAAGATTTAATGAACAAAAATAATTCATTAAATGAACGTGATCTTTTGTCTATTCATAATTTAATTTTGAGAGGAATAATTCCCGAAGATGCGGGACGTTATAGAAAAGTTCAGGTTATGATTCAAGGAAGCAGTCATATGCCTCCACAACCTTTACTTGTTCCGCAGGAAATGGAAGAATATTTTATTTGGTACGAAATCAACAAAAATAAATTGCATCCTGTTGTTTTAGCTGCAGAAATGCACGAAAGATTAGTCACAATTCATCCTTTCATTGATGGAAACGGAAGAACTTCAAGACTAATAATGAATTTAATTTTGATGCAAAAAGGTTATCTAATTGCTAATATTAAAGGTGATTATGAAAATAGAATGCGCTATTATCAATCTTTAGAAGTCGCTCAAACTAAAAAGGATAAAGAAGATTTTTTGCTTTTTATAGCTCAAACACAAAAAGAAAGCTTAGAAAGATATATTGGAATTCTAACTCAATAA
- a CDS encoding protein-L-isoaspartate(D-aspartate) O-methyltransferase has protein sequence MKDTAKHQGLRNQLVTTLEQKGITDKTVLEAIKKIPRHLFLNSSFEDFAYQDKAFPIGAGQTISQPYTVAFQSQLLEVQKDHKILEIGTGSGYQTAVLFHLGAKVYTVERQKELFKQTSILFPKLNIRPKHVSFGDGYKGLPNFAPFDSIIVTAGAPFIPQPLMAQLKIGGRLVIPLGEDVQIMTLLIRKNETQFEKHEFGEFRFVPLLEDKN, from the coding sequence TTGAAAGATACTGCCAAACATCAAGGACTTCGTAATCAATTAGTAACCACTTTAGAGCAAAAAGGAATTACTGATAAGACAGTTCTAGAAGCAATAAAAAAAATCCCGAGACACCTTTTTTTGAATTCTAGTTTTGAAGATTTTGCTTATCAAGATAAGGCTTTTCCTATTGGTGCTGGGCAGACTATTTCTCAACCTTACACTGTTGCTTTTCAATCGCAGCTTTTAGAAGTGCAAAAAGACCATAAAATTTTGGAGATTGGAACTGGTTCTGGATATCAAACAGCGGTTTTGTTTCATCTTGGTGCAAAAGTTTATACTGTAGAAAGACAAAAAGAATTGTTTAAACAGACTTCTATCTTATTTCCGAAATTAAATATTCGTCCAAAACATGTATCTTTTGGCGATGGTTACAAAGGACTTCCTAATTTTGCACCTTTTGACAGCATAATAGTTACAGCGGGCGCACCGTTTATTCCGCAACCCTTAATGGCACAATTGAAAATAGGAGGAAGACTAGTTATTCCGCTTGGAGAAGACGTTCAGATTATGACTTTATTAATTAGAAAGAATGAAACTCAATTTGAAAAGCATGAGTTTGGAGAATTTAGATTTGTTCCTTTATTAGAAGATAAAAATTAA